The following coding sequences are from one Methanosarcina sp. WWM596 window:
- a CDS encoding acyl carrier protein: protein MEQIKNSILDYLKDNSFMERETVLEDSDSLTQNGIIDSIGLLELIDYICETYSIEIPEDMLTPENFDTLQGITNLIIRLTK from the coding sequence ATGGAACAGATAAAAAATAGCATACTTGATTATTTGAAGGACAATTCTTTCATGGAGCGAGAAACTGTTCTTGAGGATAGTGACTCGCTCACCCAGAACGGCATCATAGATTCTATCGGTTTACTCGAATTGATAGACTATATCTGTGAAACATATTCTATCGAAATTCCCGAAGATATGCTAACTCCGGAGAATTTCGATACTTTACAGGGGATCACTAATCTGATAATCAGACTGACGAAGTGA
- a CDS encoding 4'-phosphopantetheinyl transferase superfamily protein: protein MYTENLMTLSSVPPENIPHLWEHNDVLIFLIDPDNYDTLSMECLNNIEREYLEKLQTIYFKKRYIVSRTVLKHILYYLFNKSSVQDISTYKDEFGEVHILNHKKLHICISYSENIVTLAISKVKVGIDVEIKRPMALKNTLKYLQTSSSDTDKSMSDTDILTMWTLKEAYCKFTNKTMLSILSKEPDFNQIFYSSYLLDNKYILSVITDSNLHTINISRLEKINNF, encoded by the coding sequence ATGTATACTGAGAATTTAATGACACTCTCTTCAGTTCCTCCGGAAAACATCCCTCACTTATGGGAACACAATGATGTTCTTATCTTTCTTATTGATCCGGATAATTATGACACACTGAGTATGGAATGTCTCAACAACATCGAAAGAGAATATCTGGAAAAACTTCAAACCATATATTTCAAAAAAAGATATATTGTCTCCAGAACGGTTTTGAAACATATTCTATACTATCTCTTTAACAAAAGTTCTGTCCAGGATATCTCTACTTATAAAGACGAGTTTGGAGAAGTCCATATACTCAACCATAAAAAGTTGCATATCTGCATATCCTACTCTGAAAATATCGTAACTCTTGCAATTTCAAAGGTTAAGGTTGGTATTGATGTAGAAATTAAAAGGCCAATGGCACTAAAAAATACTTTAAAATACCTTCAAACATCATCTTCAGATACTGATAAATCTATGAGTGATACAGACATTTTGACGATGTGGACTCTGAAAGAGGCCTATTGTAAGTTTACTAATAAAACCATGTTATCAATTCTCAGCAAAGAGCCAGATTTCAATCAGATTTTTTATTCAAGCTATCTATTAGACAATAAATACATCCTTTCTGTCATTACTGACTCGAATCTACATACTATTAATATAAGCCGTCTTGAGAAAATCAACAATTTTTGA
- a CDS encoding CDGSH iron-sulfur domain-containing protein, producing MAVNEDEMRIKIIKAGPYRVTGGVPLFEQVIVIDDAGHTRKLIDIKEYPQKEAYILCRCGSSKNKPFCDGTHRKIGFDGSETASRKPYLEKAETVEGPDLKLTDAHELCDHSRFCQRAGGIRDLIQKSDDPEARQTAIEEAMICPSGRLVLWDKKTGKPFEKEFEASIVLVHDEQKGCEGPLWVRGGVPIESADGSMYESRNRVTLCRCGKSENKPYCDGSHWMNSQQKLEFRKKWGLK from the coding sequence ATGGCAGTCAATGAGGACGAGATGAGGATTAAGATAATCAAAGCCGGACCGTATCGGGTTACAGGTGGAGTGCCGCTTTTCGAACAGGTAATTGTCATCGACGACGCTGGCCACACCAGAAAATTAATTGATATAAAGGAATACCCTCAGAAGGAAGCCTATATCTTATGCCGCTGTGGCTCATCCAAAAACAAGCCCTTCTGTGATGGGACCCACCGTAAGATCGGTTTTGACGGTAGTGAAACTGCCAGCAGAAAGCCTTACCTGGAAAAGGCGGAAACTGTTGAAGGTCCTGATCTAAAACTTACCGATGCCCATGAGCTCTGCGATCATTCCCGTTTCTGCCAGCGGGCTGGAGGAATAAGGGATCTCATACAAAAATCCGATGACCCGGAAGCCCGACAAACCGCTATAGAGGAAGCCATGATCTGTCCGTCGGGACGGCTGGTCCTGTGGGACAAGAAGACAGGCAAGCCCTTTGAAAAAGAATTTGAAGCATCTATTGTACTGGTTCACGACGAACAAAAAGGTTGTGAAGGCCCCCTTTGGGTTCGAGGCGGTGTCCCCATTGAATCTGCCGATGGCAGCATGTACGAATCCCGGAATAGAGTAACCCTCTGCCGCTGTGGGAAGTCAGAGAACAAGCCCTACTGTGACGGCAGCCACTGGATGAACAGCCAGCAGAAGCTCGAGTTCAGGAAGAAATGGGGCCTGAAATGA